Below is a genomic region from Ciona intestinalis chromosome 14, KH, whole genome shotgun sequence.
TAAGGGAGGATTTTTTACCACgaccatttttttatgtaatagtAGATGTAGCTACAAATTGGTTATACCAGcaattgtataaatataatacttTCGCACAAAACTCATTTAAACACACTATCGGCAATTATTATGATGTTATAACAACGCTCCAACATGAAACAGTCACAATCTTACTTAAAACTCTCCATAATTATCCTAAAGTGCTGTATTCGAGAAAACTAACTGTTTGGGTCAATACAGATACCAAAGCATTAGATAAATTAAAGAATTGTTATAACCCTACCAGATTTTAATCGTTTCGCTTGCTTCTAAGCTTTATGCGCAGTAAATACAGTCATCTATCCGTTATGACGCAACAGCGGGTTCAAAGGTCACTGCCTTTATAAACGTGGCATAGAAAATTTACAGTATTTTGGTTAATagggtatttttaaaataataatatactagaaattaaaaattttaatataccaGCTAGGTAATGACTTGtccaaaaatattcttttgtttttgggAAATCGTGTTTCTTTATCTCTGACGTCACCGAGAAGCCAGTGAAGCGTGATATTTCAGGGGAAAGATGATTCACAAAGCAAAGATATGCGAGGTGTTGGCAGGTTTTCTTCGGAGAATAAATTGCCGTTGTATATTTAGTTACGGAAACAATTACCGGTTTTTATTTGTAgactaaaaagttttaattgttttcatttaaatcaGAAACTCGTGGTGTAAATAAAGCACTTGTGAGAACTACGCTGTCGAGAAACTTAAtagaagaaaaaaagattGTAAAGCTGAAGCTTTAAACGTTTGtaaccaaatttaaaatatataaagttgcaTGCCGTAGCTACATGAGAGAAAAGTAAATGGTTTAATAACGTGTTTTATGTTCAACACAGTTTGTATAAACGTAACGCAGTACGTTAATTAGGTCACCCATTCAAAGGGTTACGTCCTACGTCGTAAAATAcgttacaaaaatattcagCATATGAAACTATAGACATACATTCTTAAGGACCGATGGTGAAAAAGAGCTacgtgtttaatttaatattttctttcagttaaatgtaaacacgtttttttaactgtaagtgtgttttaacaactgttgttttatcgctgtatcctgtcttttcctttaaaatgtttctaaatcttcgctaccgtaatcgaaaaaaaaacaaataaaagttatatatttatataaatatatattattataatatgcatatattatagttataccattaaatttattgtttacatcAGCACTTAGGCAAAATAAACTGCAGAGTAGTATTCTACAACTGTTCCACCTGTCCTTCTGAAGTTCTTTTGTGATACTCCAGACTCCAGAGCATTATTGCTCTTTTAATCCGACCCTCATCCTAAAGAGACTTACATAATTCCTCCATCACAATGTATAAACTATTCGAATGGTTTAAAAGTGCTCTCAGCTACCTTGGGCTGTACAACAAAAGTGGAAAGCTTATGTTCTTAGGCCTTGACAATGCAGGAAAAACTACGTTGCTTCATATGCTTAAGGACAACAAAATGAGTGTACATGAGCCCACCATGCACCCCAGTAAGTGTTCTAAAAATGTCTGCATGTTATTCCATTTTCCTACCTTTTACATTTAGCACATTTTGTGTCTAGATcaatggtattttaaaatgatagaGCTCGATAAGCCTATAATAAAATGCAATAGTGCTCTTTTTTAGATATAAATATACGGGTTTGAGACTCAAAGCTGCCACCAATTTGCATTTAATTGTAGAGAATCTAGGATTTGAGTATATGTCttacacttaacagcaatggTTCCAACCCACTGGTCAcctaagaattttaaaaattgtctgtcataatatataaaatagtccTAAAAAATAGACACAGGCAAAatgtacataaaacactaaaacagattaagaacacccatgttatcaagacaaacaagttacattttgaTTTATGGTATTGCTCTTTCTGTGAAACCAAATCTTAACTATATTATTGGCCATTGGGTTCTATAACACACAAATagattcatatttttaaataaaaaacatattttccagCATCAGAAAACCTTCAAATGGGAAATATATCTTTCACAACATACGATCTTGGAGGCCACGAGCaaggtaatttaaacaaaccagtATTTAGCATGTCataatttgcatttaaaaccTATTGGTATAGCCtgttatataactatatagtcTGTATCTAACAGTGGGGCGATTGTGCGCtttataaacagaaataaagtttcaaaagctttgaaagttgttgttttagtaAGCGGTTACTGATGAGTAGTTGAAGCTTATATTGTTAACTATTGGACTTTATCTGCTACAGTCTGTGTAAGCCTATGACTACAGCATTGGTGGACTTTACACTATTGGTTTTCCTTGACATAAGCACTTGTGTGGTATTTGCAAGCCGGCTTGTGTATAAACTGATGGCTTGGGTAGTTAGTTGTGGTGTGCCACTGATTAATCAAATTTTAGGTCTTTGGTTTCCAATTTGTTACTAAAACTTGGCTAATGTATTTAGGTGGTAAAGCATCTAGAATTTACTCTAACAAAGTGGCAAATTTATTGGGTGGtctaaacaaatttaaattactgCTTCGCCATTTTGATTGTTTGCGCCTTTgtaaattaattatattttaaagaatatttttatgattgGGGGCAGCTATATGTGTTTAACCCTGGATGTCTGCCACAGGACCTTAATATGTAATGCAGTGGTtcaacttttttgtatgctttacccttttaacaaagatgcttatcaggtttccccccaatatgtaatatggcgctcatttattaaaaagcgaaaactaCTACACCTGTtagtgttatatttaatgtgacGGGTGGGCTAGCCTTTTGGCAACGAGTGGTTCAGTGCGTGTAAAGTATTACAATTTGCTcaatttttctgtcccatCAACTAATGTGATCGAgagctcatttaccctctaaatacgaGGAATTTACCCCCAGAGGTAAACgtaccccagtttaagaaatgcAGATAATGTAACATAATAATATCTATTTTAATACAGCAAGAAGAGTATGGAAAGATTACTTCCCTGCAGTCAATGGAATCGTTTTCCTCGTCGATTCAGCGGATAGATCTCGATTTATGGAAGCCAAGGAAGAATTGGATGTAAGTGTGATGCATTGGTAACAGTTCAGCCTAATAGGTAATCTGTAGGTCAAGTAGGTCTCTGTGTAAACATCATTAAAAAGGGCCAAATAAAAAGGCAGTTTTGTTTACTTAAATGGCTAGTGCCTGTTTTAAAATGGGAatttaattggttaaaaaatgttggtcTTTAACAGCAGTGGACATcgataatttgttatttttttttaaaaatggggAGATGGAGATTcgtttcttatttttatatagattGGGTACCACGAGATggaaacagacaaaaatcaagtctaaaTATTTGTTGAATAAAACTCTTAAAGAGAAACTCATTTCACTGAAATGGCACCggcagtctcttatttaaaaatagaaaattccACTGAAATCCTCTGAAGGGAGTAAAATCTCTACCCAACTCCCACAGTGGAAAACATATGCACTCTTTACTGTGGTTgcaatttgaataaatgatttcCCCCCTCCCTCAAATTTGTCTTAAACTTAAAAACctgatgttatttttattttgaagacTAGCTATTAgattgttgttgtattttactGCTGGAAGAGACGACTATATTTTCAGTAATGCAATATTTTCATACCATACAGAGCTTACTTTGTGATGAACAAGTAGCAAACGCACCCGTTCTTATCCTGGGCAACAAGATTGACATGCAAGGAGCTGTAAGTGAGGATGAATTGAGATCAATATTCAAACTTCGCTCAACTGGAAAGGTAAACTCTTTTTTCTGTTCTTTTACCAAAAACTGGGTCTTGTATGGTTATAGTTTCTGTTTACTGTTATAGATATGCTAAAAGTGGCCTGTTCTGCAGTCTACATTGCAAgataaattacagaaaatacaaaaaaaattacagacaCAAATCTTTTCAGCGCTTTTTTGAGCTGTGAATTAAATTTGATCCATGCATTTCTCTTCAGGGTCAAGTGTCTCTTGATAGTTTGGGAGGAGCTCGACCTACTGAGCTGTTTATGTGCTCTGTTCTTCGGAAGCAGGGTTATGGGGAGGGCTTTAATTGGCTCGCACAGTACATATAATCTCACGCAGCATTGGACATGAAAATAATGTGCATTATACGGAATGGATATGGCCAGGGTAGCCTTACTCACCCTGGGCATATTTGCCCGGTCTGGAGTTTTTGTAATATAGCagaaaaatatatctttagCGGCTGCATGATGCCACATTTAACCATTTAGTACAAAATAACTTGCAGAGCCCTTTTCTCTGCGTTGTTGAACttgcaaaaattttttttttctttctctcTTAATAAAACTTGTGTGTGACATTTTACAtaataacaaagttttacGAATCGTTTAGGCAAATCAAGTGGCGGTTTtgtgagaaaataaaacaagaaaacaaaacagattaAATGTGGCCGTTTCTGTATTGTGTGTCATAAAACGTGTTTATTTAAGTACAGCTGACGTATTGTCCTCTTATTTTGCCCAAGTTTACTAACTCAAAAAATGCAACGTTTTTTCTGCTCTCTTATTAAATCAACTGTAAATGGTAATTCTCGTTAATTTATTCTCCAAAAGTGGTGATCGTGCCCAAAAGCGACAATCGCATTAAAAGTCCATCAAAATATACAGCAGCAGGAAACACCTGCTGTCCaataatttttatgttgtttcagTTCGTCATTTAGacgttttatttaatagtGGTGGGTGAGTCGTGGGTCTTGTCATCCTAATCGGCCgaactaaatttattttcctgTGCCTTCGGTTACTTTCAAATATCAATGCTTGTGAAATAAAGAAGTGTTTCAAAACAGACAAGATTTTTGTGcggtattgtttaaaaagaaaagaaatgattttttgcagaaaaaatatctaaaacagTTTCTTCAAGAGCCTTGTACCCAGATCTGTTATCACACACACACTATTAATGCTATAAGGCCCAATAAAAGTAAGGCTATTACACAAAAAACATCACATAGAGAACTATAGTCATTTATTAACAGACCACAAATAGGACTTTAAAAAGTACAATGACGTAGCTTGTGCAAATAAacaggttaaaaaaataaaaaatttacaaatttatgtCACTTGATTGCTACATAGTGGCTTCAAAATAACCACAATATATCTATATAGCTATAGTCAGttgctttttgtttttgttctgTTATATTAGCAACGGCTAATGCTAGCATTGGTATGTACAGTGTAATTTTGTATTGCACAGAGAAAAAAAGTGTAACCAGAGCTTatatacaagttaaaaaattacgCATTTTACCCTATGACAAAACGGTTAACtggaaaaatgttaattttttaataaaaatgcgGTTTATCTGGTCCCTTATTATCCTAAAAttcaaaagttaataaaaaatcgCACAAAGCTGTTTAACACCACATTGGGGTGCAAATATTCCTCTATCTTCGATTAAATTCATATAAACCCCATAACTGTCCTTTTTCTTCTCACGTTTGACTGGTTTAGTGGCTGACCTGCACAACAAAGTGTGTTAAGGCCACAtatgtatttgttttctggaggaaaccatgttttttttatgaaaatattgaCAACCATGAAGCCCATAATACCTGGGTTTGCACTACCCATTTTTAAGTACAAAAATTTCGAATTTTTGTAGCTTTTACTAGGTCAATTTGCAACGAAATGTAGTTGCCTTTTTAACCATACATATTAAAAACcctttttaaacagaaatatcAACAGTTATACTACATGGGTTTTCACGTAACTGcaaaaatttttagttttgacTAGGTCTTTGTGCAATGAAagtatatcctgtcttttcattaaaaatagttctaaatctttgctaccgtaatcgcagagacaaataaaatcattatttttttagcagCTATAACTAAAATTTCTTTGAAAGGATTGTTTTGGCAACTTGAACttcgtgttttattttttttatggtgaCCTTATAAAATCTAACCCCAAACTGCATTTCTTAAGTTTAGATAGTTTGCACATACGTATAATTAAGATCTGGCATAAACTGtacctattttatttttgaagcATGTTACGTTAATTATTAGTTTACATTCAACTACGAATGACAAATTTTCTCAAAACTTTCAAATAAGATGATGTATCATAACAGTTAAATGGATAAtgatatatacataacatagAAGCCATACTGCACCCATGATAGGTAAAGGCTTAATCAATACACAGCCAGAATAATTTTTTGCCCAAAATGTCCTCTATGTTGTGACAAAACCACTAAACTCGTCGCTGCTGctttgtgggcgtatgtgtccttgggtaagtcacttaatggcaattgctccaacccagtggtcactattgggttgtctaaattatcagccacacataaaaatccccccaaaaataactacccacaaagtaacatacatggtaactcgaaagctggcacgaggtgtacgaaacagaacacccgagtttaagactgtcattttccaacCACACTAAgataaagtaacttacattgattgatttattcaaacaaaactttaGGGTAGTATGCCTACTATGTATATGTGATGATGTttactttgaatattttccCCACTGCAGTAAACTAAATCTTCCTTACATTTGGTAACACTATGACCAATACCAAGTTTGTTAttgtgtgggtgattatttttgagcagatttttttatttttttatgtcttgcccaagaacacatacgcgtACGCCCACAATAAAAATCAGCAAAGAGTTTTGATCCCatctctgggttagaggcaggcacgctaaccaactgtgctacagcgCCGGTTAAATAAAGCCTATGATCAGTTCCTTTCTTTAAATAAGGTTTCCCACAGTAACCAAGTCCCTTGCCATAGAACCTCACACGTTTAAAATAGAGATAAACATGTCCTCCACAAAATACATTAATGCCAAGACCTAGATAAAGTAGCTGTTACACACCATACACCACTTACCCCATGTCTCATCATCCTTATCATCAGGAGAATGTCCTCCACTGAATACATTGATACCAATACCTAAACATCAAAATAATCTTAAGATtacaaacatacaaatattCCAAGACATaccattaaaaaaagaaaaaaaaaggttgacatataaaatactaatttaaattattaaatccACTATAAATATGTCATTTCCAATTTTTCcatttagtttgttttgaGGGATAAAATTTTGTACCCAAACTAGCATCATTAGGTTACTTTAACTTGTAAAATGTTTGAcctaaaactgttttaaaaaaacgtaaaatgtttttttttaaaaatgtatccaaaagagtttattaaaatattatgttgtttttttaaacttatgaCTTAGAACTTGCCAGTAATCCCTGCGAGACCAGACCCATTATCGGGGCTTGTGGACGAGAGTTGGAGATGAGGGTTTCCTGGCCCCGACACGAACCCAGATGGACTCGAGGTCTTGAGCCCCGTAATTCCAAGGGAGTTTCCCTGGGCCCCAAAAGCAAGATTTGAGGGGGTAATGGACGTCGCACGTTTCTGAATTAAATTGTCCGTCTGCAAcggcaaaaataaatttaaacaaataatttaaactgtacagttctatagtttgtgttttattgtgttatcagaaaaatatatttcgaggaaattgaaacaacaaaaatatatttaaaaaaataaattaaactgtatagTTCtatagtttgtgttttatagttttaatagaaaattagatttgtaaaaaattgaaaatgaattaaagaaattattaaaactacCTAAAActgaaagaaagaaatatatagTTAAAAGTATAACATGACCTATACTTAGAAACAGTGATAtgtaaattattgtaaaagtaGAAATATCATTCCCGCTTACCCTAAATGTATGTGTAGTGTTTGGTCGAGAAAACATATCAAAACTTTTATGCACAGGCTTTTCTTCAGCGAGTGCGCTTGATATTCTGTGATGAGCAGACTTTCCTCTCTGTATTTTCATGTAATATTATCAGAAATTTAGGATAAATTTGTGAAAATGCAAATTTGTAAGTTACACATTTGTGatattatacattttaccTCTCTGTACAATTATGTAgtatacttttgtaaaaaaatctcttttgggaaaaaattacacatttgtaataaattactttttccaAAAAGTACAAATAGAAACATGGAAACAATTATTTGACGAAAATTAAGATAAAAgcaatttttgcaaaaaaatacataaaagttaaagcttgtttttttgtataaattctGATTAAACTTTAGAAATCTCtacaataaaaactaaaaaaatgattttgttacaaaggtattttgatttatttaaattcttaaTCAAACTATGACAGGTTTTACAAATAGGCTTTAGCTTTTAGTATAAACCCaaataaactgtatatttGTAAACCTGATACTATTCCATATTAAACTAAGTTtctcaatcatgttttgcaaattttttggaaaatattttttagttatattttaaacaaatataaaaaaatgctctTTCCCAAAACCACATTACTCTACCTATTACTTATCTTACAAAAACTTAAGCTTTTATCAAAATACCCTACATAATTCCATACTTACCAGTTTCTTAAATTCCACAAGTGAATTTTCCTGTAGCGCCTCCAAACTATGTATCGGGGGTAAGCGGGGGTTTACCCAGTGGGAATTCCCCCCAGTACTTGGGTTCGGGGCGGTCGGTGGGGGTTGAAAGTTACTTGGGGGTGAGTTCACCCGGAAACCACTGAAGGATTGGGACGTGGGTTCGAGGTTTCCAGGTCGCGTCAACTTTGTCGCTTTCACAATTCCATTGAATTCAACATTAGGTGTTTTCGCTCTGTGTGTTTGTATGGAATTTAAACGTATATGAAatac
It encodes:
- the LOC100176818 gene encoding GTP-binding protein SAR1b, whose product is MYKLFEWFKSALSYLGLYNKSGKLMFLGLDNAGKTTLLHMLKDNKMSVHEPTMHPTSENLQMGNISFTTYDLGGHEQARRVWKDYFPAVNGIVFLVDSADRSRFMEAKEELDSLLCDEQVANAPVLILGNKIDMQGAVSEDELRSIFKLRSTGKGQVSLDSLGGARPTELFMCSVLRKQGYGEGFNWLAQYI